The genomic segment AGGTGCAATTGGTGGGCGATGACCTGTTTGTTACCAATACAAAAATACTCAAGGAGGGCATCGACAGGGGCGTTGGCAACTCCATCCTGATCAAGTTCAATCAGATTGGCAGTCTGTCCGAAACACTGGATGCGATTGCGATGGCCAAGGCCGCGGGATACACCGCAGTGATTTCTCATCGCAGCGGTGAAACGGAGGACACCACCATTGCCGACCTCGCCGTTGCCACCGCGGCGGGCCAAATCAAGACGGGTTCCCTGTGCCGCTCCGATCGGGTGGCCAAGTACAACCGCCTGCTGCGTATCGAGGCCGAGCTCTCCGACCGGGCGCCTTATCGCGGTCTGGCGGAGTTCTCCCGGTAGCGCATGCGCGGCCTGCTGCTCGTCTTAGTGCTATTGCTGGGAGTGGTGCAGTATCGCCTGTGGTTTGGTGAGGGCAGTCTCGCTGAAAAGCATCGCCTCGAATTACAGGTAGAGGAGCAGACCCTTATCAACGCGCAACTCAGCGAACGCAATTCAGAGCTCGAACGGGAGGTGCTGGAGCTGCAAACCGGTAACGAGGGCCTGGAACAGCGCGCTCGAGAGCAGCTCGGCTTGATTCGTAAAGACGAGACCTATTACCAGGTGACAGACAAGCAATCCTCGGAATCTGCACGGTGAGTGATGCCGGGCAATGCTGGGCTGTGTTGCCTGCCGCCGGCACCGGCAGCCGCATGGGCAGCGAGGTGCCCAAGCAATACCTTGAGGTAGCGGGTGCAACTATTTTTGAGCACAGTCTGCAGGCCCTGTTGCGCGAGCCGAGAATCCGGGGCGTCGTTGTGGCGCTGGATTCTGGTGATGAGCGCGCGGCGCTGTGTCCGCTCATGGCGGATGATCGCGTGCGGTCGGTGCAAGGGGCGCAGGAGCGCAGCGGCTCGGTGTTGGCTGCGCTGCAGGATCTGGCCCCGGTAGCGCAATCCGGGGACTGGGTTCTCGTTCATGATGCAGCACGACCCTGTCTCAGCGCGGCGGATCTCACAGCATTAATTGATAGGGTCATCGACTCCGGTACGGGTGGGATATTGGCTGAACGCATGGTCGATACGGTTAAACAGGCCTCCGCAGACGGTCGGGTGCAGGCTACATTGGATCGAAGCGGTCTATGGCGGGCCCAGACACCACAGATGTTCCGACTTGGTGAATTGCGCGAGGCATTGGCGCATGCAATTGGTGCGCGTTCTGATATCACGGACGAGGCGTCCGCTATGGAAATGGCGGGCCATCCGGTGCAGTTAGTAGCGGCCACCGGGTGTAATCTAAAAGTCACTGTGCCGGCGGATCTGCCCCAGGCCGCCTGGTATCTGCAACACCGAAAGGGGCAGGCGCTATGATTTTTGGAGTCGCGTTACCATGCGCATAGGACACGGTTACGATGTGCATCGCTTCGGTCCCGGTGATGCTCTGGTGCTCGGCGGGGTCACTATTGCCCACCACCGCGGATTGTTAGCTCACTCGGACGGTGATGTGCTGATTCATGCGGTTTGCGATGCCTTGCTGGGTGCGATTGGTCAGGGCGATATCGGCCGGCATTTTCCTGATACCGACGACGCGAACGTTGGCATTGATAGTCGTATTCTTTTGCGTGAGGTGATGCAGCGGGTGCATAACAGCGGCTGGAGACTGGCAAATCTGGACACTACACTTGTTCTCGAAGCGCCGAAAATGGCACCCCATATCCGGGCGATTCGTGACAACCTCGCCGCCGACCTGTCCTGTCTGCCTGAGCGCATCAATGTGAAGGCGACAACCACCGAAAAGCTGGGCTTCACAGGCCGTGAGGAAGGTGTTGCCGCTCATGCGGTTGTCCTGTTGGAGTCGGCGGCACTGTGAATGACACTTGGCCCCGGGCCCGGGGTCCCGCGCTTGGCACCGCTACTATTCGCCACTGCCCGGAAGATTTTCTGGTTCGCGAGCAACTGGGTTTCTCCCCGTCGGGCGATGGGGAACACTGTTTTCTCTATCTGCGTAAACGCAATCTTACGACCTCGGAGCTGCGCGACTTTATCGCCGACATCGCGGCCGTGTCGCCGGTGTCGATTGGGTATTGCGGCATGAAAGACCGCAATGCGGTCACGGAACAGTGGTTTAGTATTGGCCTTGCGGGGCGAACCGAACCAGATTGGTCGCGGCTCGAAGCAGGCACCGGCGTCGAGTTGTTGGCAAAAGGTTGGCACCGTCGCAAGCTGCGTCGGGGCGTGCATCAGGCTAATAGATTCTCGCTGGTGCTGCGGAACCTCGACGCGGATCACTCGGCGCTGGAGAAACGGCTGCTGGTGATGCGGGAAGAGGGCGTCCCCAATTATTTCGGTGAGCAGCGTTTTGGCCGTAATGGCTCTACTTTGCGTCAGGCCCGGGAATGGATGCGCCGGGGGCGCCGGGTGAGCCGTGACCGGCGCAGTCTCTACCTGTCTGCCTTGCGCGCTTGGGTATTCAATGGTGTCTTGGCCCAGCGCGTCCGGCAAGGCGACTGGAATCTGGTGCTTCCAGGCGACAGGTGCATGCTGCGCGGTTCCCGCAGCCACTTCTGTTGCGACACGGTGACCGAGGATATTGTGTTGCGCGCTGCGGCGGGCGACCTGAGCCCGGGCCTGCCGCTTTGGGGGCAGGCGAGCGGAGACGTAGGGGAGCCATTAACGGTAATGGACGAAGAGGCCCTGGCGGTCTGCGAGTTTCTGACATCGGCCGGACTAACCCTTGCTTGGCGATCAGCCCGCCTCTTGCCGGATGACTTTTCCTGGCAGTTTTGTGATGATGGTACTCTGCACTTGGGATTTGACCTGGTCGCCGGTGGTTATGCAACGGCGCTGCTGGGGGAGTGTTTACAATTCAAGAACGAGGCGGTCAAAGAACATTGAACGGGGTAGTGGACAGGATGGATCTGCACGGCATTGGTATGACCTCTCGACGTACCCGGGAGCGTCTCGTCCAGCGCTTGCTTGACCAGGGTATCAACGATTCGGTTGTATTGGATGTGATGCGAACCACGCCGCGCCACCTTTTTCTGGATGAGGCTATGGCACATCGGGCCTATGAAGATGTGGCCCTACCAATCGGTCACCAGCAGACGCTCTCTCAGCCCTACGTCGTAGCCCGCATGACGGAGCTGCTGATGGCGTCCGGACCGCGCCAGCGCGTGCTGGAAATCGGCACCGGCTCAGGGTACCAGACAGCGGTGCTGGCCCAATTGGTGGGTGAGGTTTACAGCGTAGAGCGTATCAAGCCGCTGCAGCAAAAGGCCCGCCAGCGGTTGCGTCAGCTGCGGTTGCGCAATGTGCTGTTTGAACATGCTGACGGATGTATGGGGTGGCCCGAATATGGACCCTACGATGGCATCGTCGTTACTGCAGCACCGCAACGCATCCCCGAGGAACTGCTCTCGCAACTCGCAGTCGGTGGCCGAATGGTGTTGCCGGTGGGTGGCGATACTCAGGATCTTCACCTCGTAACCCGCTCCTCGTCGGGTTATGAAACGGAAGTGGTGGAATCGGTGTATTTTGTTCCCCTTCTACCCGGCAAGGAGCGCTAGGCAATGGGTGTCGTTGGGGTATTCCTGCGCGGCTTGCTCATGGGCGCTGCCGATATTGTGCCGGGCGTTTCCGGCGGCACGGTCGCGTTTATTACGGGTATTTACGACACCTTGCTCGACAGTATACGCTCGGTGAATATCGCGTTTTTTCGGAAAGTAGTGACTCTTGATATCGCCGGTGCATGGGAGCAGGTGAACGGCGGTTTTCTCGTGCCACTCCTGCTGGGTGTCGTGACCAGTATTTTTTCCCTGGCGCAAGTTGTGTCATGGATACTGACGCACTATCCGGTGCCCCTGTGGGCTTTTTTCTTTGGTTTGATTCTCGCCTCCGCACTTGTTTTGCTGCAATCCGTGCAGCAGTGGCACCCGATCCGGATACTCTGCCTGATGGCAGGTACTGCGGTAGCGCTGTCGATTGCCCTGTCGGCTTCGGTGGGTCTCGAGATGGGGTATGGGGGGGTGTTCTTGGCGGCTTTCCTCGCTATCTGCGCCATGATACTGCCTGGCATTTCCGGCAGTTTCATTCTGGTGTTGCTCGGGATGTACAATGCGGTGCTGCTCGCCATCAAGAGTCTTGATGTCACTTTTATTCTGGTGTTTATGATTGGCGCCGTCTGTGGCTTGATGTGCTTTTCCCGACTTTTGCATTGGCTGCTGGAACGTTTTCAGCAGGCTACGATGGCTGTGCTGACGGGTTTCCTGTTTGGCTCGCTCGCTGTCGTTTGGCCCTGGAAGCGGGTGCTGGTCTGGATAGAACGCAGTAATGGTGAATTGAAACCTGCGCAGCAACTGCCTGTGATGCCAGCGGATTTCGAACTGTATACCGGGCAGGATCCACAGATGCTGCTATGCCTGAGCCTAATGGTGGCGGGTTTCGCGGTTGTCTGGTTTGTCCATGCACGGTGGGGCTCGTCTGCGGCGGGTGGATGATGGTCGGGGAAGGGCGGTGCTTGCACGGGTTTTAATAGGAGTTCTTCTTGCTGCGCTGGCTGCGTGTGCAACGCCTACGCGGGCCCCAATCGAGGACAGGGTCGCACAGGCTGCGCGTCCTGATTACAGGGTCAAGCGGGGCGATACTCTCTATTCCATTGCGTTCAGTTACGGGCTCGACTACCGCAAGGTGGCGGCGGCTAATGATATTACTGTGCCTTATACAATTTATCCGGGGCAGTATATCCAACTGGCGGAAGCCGCGGTCGTCCCCCTCGCAGAACCGCCTCCCGTAGTGATAGTGATCAAGAAGGAGGAAAAAGCCCCCGCGCAGGGAGTGCCTGCGCCGGTGCCGGTTTCTCCTGTGCCTGTTGCGAGCGTGCCCGCTCCCGTGATGGCTAAAGTGCCTGTGCTGTCGGCGAAAAAGCCCGCAGCAGCTGCACGACCGGTCACGCCTCCCGTGGCCAAACCCAGTTCTGCAGCGCCCAAAAAAGTAACACACGGGGCAGTGACACTGGGTGAGGTGAAGTCCTGGCGCTGGCCAGCATCGGGGCCCGTCACTCGCGGCTATTCAGGGAGCGTGCACAAGGGTATTGATATCGGCGGAAACCGCGGCGACCCGGTGGTTGCAGTGGCACCGGGCAAGGTTGTCTATGCCGGAACCGGTATCGTGGGTTTCGGCGAATTGTTGATCGTGAAGCACAACGAGCAATATCTCAGCGCCTATGGACACAATGACCGACTCCTTGCCGCGGAGGGCGACATGGTGTCGGCCGGGCAGACTATCGCTGAAAAGGGGAGTTCCGGTACAGATTCGGTGAAGCTACATTTCGAGATACGGCGCGAGGGTAAGCCGATTGACCCGCAAAGGGTATTGCCGCGACGCTAGCAGCGACCGGTTTGATGCATGATGCAGGCTGACAATGATCGCCTATAAAATAGCAATAACTAGCTTTTTGGCGAATCTCTCCGGGGATTGCATTTTTCGATCTTTCTGGGTTAGTCTGGCCGGCCGTGCAGGCGAAAGTAGGCAGGCTCGCGGAATAAAAAGAATAGGTATTGTGCATGGAATCGACGACTGCAGGTTCGAAAAGGATTTCGAAATCAGCGAAAGTAGCAACGGATGCCAAGGTGGCGAGTAAAACCGCCACTTCTTCTGAAAAAGCCAAACGCAAAGCAAACGCACGCGCGCCTCAAGCGGTACAGGTAAAAACGGCGCCGAAAGTACCGCGTAAGCGCAGCACGTCGAAAACCAGTGACAGCAAACCCGGCAAAACGAAAACCGTTGCGGCCAAGAGCGCCGACGACCTGGCCAATGCCATCTCCGATATGCCGCGTAAGCCGGAGAAAGTGCTGGATGCTACCCAGCTATACCTTAACGAGATTGGTTACTCCCCGCTACTGACCGCCGATGAAGAAAAACACTACGCTCGTTTGGCCTTGTCAGGGGATGAGGCGGGTCGCAAGCGCATGATAGAGAGCAACTTACGGCTTGTGGTAAAGATTTCCCGGCGCTACATCAACCGCGGCCTCACGCTTCTGGACTTAATCGAGGAAGGAAACCTGGGTCTGATCAGGGCAGTGGAAAAGTTTGATCCTGAGCTGGGCTTCCGGTTTTCCACCTATGCCACTTGGTGGATTCGTCAGACCATTGAGCGCTCCATCATGAATCAGACGCGAACGATCCGTTTGCCGATCCATGTCGTGAAAGAGCTCAATGTTTATCTACGTGCTGCTCGTGAGCTGACCCAGAAGCTCGACCACGAGCCGACGGCCGAAGAAATTGCGGCTATGCTCGAAAAGCCCGTGGCGGATGTGAAACGCTTGCTACGTCTGAACGAGCGAGTCGTTTCCATGGATATACCGGTAGCCTCTGACTCGGATACTACGATGGTCGACATGATCGCCGATATACAGGTTTCTGATCCTTCCCAGTTGCTGCAGGACACGGACATAAAGTCCAATATATCCGTCTGGCTTGAAGAGCTTTCCGAAAAACAGCGGGAGGTTGTGGCGCGTCGGTTTGGTTTGCGCGGGCATGAGAGCAGTACCCTCGAAGAGGTTGGCCGCGAAATTGGGCTCACCCGGGAGCGCGTGCGCCAGATTCAGGTGGAGGCGCTGCGACGCCTGCGCGGTATCATGGAAAATCAGGGCCTCAGCAGCGATTCCCTCTTCAGCTAACGGATTGTTAATTGCGGGCCTCACTGCCCGGTAAAAGGCAACCGATTCGTGCACCTCTGGATGCGGCCAAGCTGCCGCCCGTTCTCGCAGTCGTGCCAGACCCCGCGCCGACAGAGGCATAAATTACTCAGCATTTTCTACCACGTAATCTGACCGTATCAAACACTGTATGCTGCGCCGGGGCGAGTATGCTGAAGCATTGATTTTCATATTGGAGTAGGAGCCATGGCGGAGGATATTCGCAAGCGACTGAATTTGCCCGATCTCAACCAGGTCGGCTTTGTTGTCCGTGATCTGGAAGCCGCGCTAGCGCTTTACGAGCCAATGTTTGGTCCCTTCTCGACGATGGATCCGGGTCCGATGACCTACGACTACCGCGGGCGTGAAGAGGAGTGTGAGATGCGTCTTGCCTTTGGTGCCAGCGGTGATGTGGAGATTGAGTTGATTGAGTGGGTCGCCGGCGGTTGTCCCCACAAGGAATTCCTCGATGCGGGTCGCGAGGGCATGCATCATCTGCGATTTATCGTCGAAGATCTCGAGACCACGGCGGCGCATGCGAAGGCGGTTGGATACCAGACAATCTGGAGCAAGCGCTATGGCGAAGGCCTCGCTGTCGCCTACCTGGAACGTGAAAACGATCCGTTGGTCATAGAATTTTTTGAGAATCATCACGGTTGAAGAATCCCTGCGAACCGCCTCGCGTCGGGCTGAAAGTCTGACGTGCGATGGATGCTGTCGGTGAATCGCGGTGTCCGATTTTGATACTACTGCGCCAATGTATTCAGGGGTATTGTGTTGGCGCCTACGTCCAGAATGAACTCCCCCTTGGCGTGTAAAATAATGTGATAGAAGAGTCCCTCTGCGGAGCCATTGAGCAGCGCGTCGCAAATCATGTGGTCTGTGTCGACAGACTCCGCCGCATCAAGCAGTTTCTTGAAGGTGCGCTGAAAGTTGTCGGTGTGCCGGTTGCGGATAGGTGTGCTGAAAAAATGTCGTCGAGGCAGGCACTGTTGTTGAGTTCTCCGATGGCCAAGGCAATCATTTTTCGGATGAACTAGCCGTGATCGCCGCCAGAGGAGAGCGTTCGTTGCTCAACAAATTCTAAGCCGGTGATCTCGCCGGTGCCTGTCGGTCCACAAATCGACATGTAGTGAAAGCTTGCGATGGCCCCCAGCTGGTTTTGCACCAGATTGAGCAGCTTAAAATAGCTGTCGCGCCGGGAGTGCAGCTCGAGGCGTCGCGCGCTTTGCTCCTGCAGATTGATGACACGGGTGTTGGAGCTAATCTCCTTTTGTTGCATGAAGTGCCCTATTACGAGCCAGAGGAATGCCAGAGGAGCGAAAGCCCCTTCGAGGAAGCTGCCTATATCGGCAGTAGGCAGTTGTACGAAATTCCCCGAACCGACGACAGCAATCAGATAGAAGAGGCCGGTGCCAATCCATAGGGATGTGATCGATAGACCGAAAAGGATGCGCCAATCCATACGTTTTGACTCCTGTTAGGGGCGGGGTGGAAGTTTCGCCGATGCTGCTGAGCGGTATGACGGTGTAGCGTGTGAGAGCCAATCGCAGGTCAAAAAAAACCCCGCCATGCTGCCATGCCGGGGCTTATCTTTTTGTGGAATCAGCGCTCCAGCATTGCCAATTTGTTAGGCTTGCCGGCCCATTCCTCTGCGTCTGTCGGTGCGTCTTTCATCTCGGTAATGCAGGGCCAGACTTCGGCCAGCTCCGCATTCAGTTCGAGAAAAACCGCCTGGTCTTCCGGCAGTTCGTCTTCCGAAAAAATAGCGTCTACGGGGCATTCCGGCTCACACAAAGCACAGTCGATGCATTCATCTGGGTGGATAACGAGGAAGTTGGGCCCCTCATAAAAACAGTCTACAGGGCAGACCTCTACGCAGTCAGTGTGCTTGCATTTGATGCAATCTTCTCCAACAACAAATGTCATTCGGGATATGCCTCTCGAAAAAGTGCGGATCAACTAAAGGGCGGTAGTTTACCTGTGGGGAAAGCATAAATGAACCCCTGACAACCGGTATTTCCACACATTGCGAGGGGGTTCACAGGGCGCATTTCAGCGTCCTAATTTTTCAGTTTTGCGCATAGCGCATATAAGAAATCCAATGCCTGTCGCGGGGTGAGCGCGTCCGGGTCTATCGCCTCGAGCGCCTCGAGAGCGGGGTGTGGTTTCGGCGCGGTGAATAAATCGACCTGGGCTGGCGCCGGGATCAGAGGCTCGACGACCGCGGATTTCGGCGCGCCCTGTTCCAGCTCGCGCAGTTTATCGTGTGCCGCCGCCAGCACGCCTGGCGGAATGCCGGCCAGTTTGGCCACCTGCAGGCCGAAGCTGCGGTTTGCAGGCCCCTCCTTGATATTGTGCAGGAAAACGACGTGATCTTTGTGTTCGGTCGCGTCCAGATGCACGTTGGCCATTGTGGGGCAGCGGTCGGGCAGACTGGTCAGTTCAAAATAGTGCGTGGCAAACAAGGTAAATGCTCTCACGTGCTCCGCCAGCTGCACTGCCGCGGCCCAGGCAAGGCTAAGTCCATCAAAGGTGCTTGTGCCGCGGCCGACTTCGTCCATCAAGACGAGGCTGCGCGGGGTCGCATTGTGCAATATATTCGCGGTTTCGGTCATCTCTACCATAAAGGTGGAGCGTCCGCCGGCCAAATCATCTGAGGAGCCAATGCGGGTAAAAATGCGGTCCAATGGTGACAGCCTAGCCGATGAAGCCGGGACGTAACTGCCGATGTGAGCGAGCAGCGCGATGACGGCATTTTGTCGCATATAGGTGGATTTACCCCCCATGTTCGGACCGGTAATCAGTAACATGCGCCGGTTGGGGTCGAGCAGGGTGTCATTGGCAATGAAGGGTTCATCCAATACCTGTTCCACCACGAGGTGACGCCCGGATACAACTTCAAACACCTCTTCATCGCAAAATTGTGGCTGACACAGGCTCAGCGATTCCGCGCGTTCTGCGAGATTGGCCAGTACATCAATTTCCGAGACGGCCGCGGCGGTGCTCTGCAGCTCAGCCAGCGGTTCGTTAAGCCGCTCCAACAATTCATCATAAAGCGCTTTCTCCCGCGCAAGAGCGCGGCTCTTGCTGGACAGCGCCTTGTCTTCAAATTCTTTCAGTTCCGGGGTAATAAAACGCTCAGCATTTTTCAGGGTCTGGCGGCGAATGTACGTCTCGGGAGCCTTGTCTGATTGCGTGCGACTGATCTCAATATAATAGCCATGCACGCGGTTGTAGCCCACTTTTAACGTGCTGATACCAGTGGCCTCCCGCTCGCGCTGTTCGATTTCCAGCAGGTACTCTCCGGCATGGGTGCTGATCTGGCGCAATTCGTCCAGCTCTTCATCATACCCGTCTGCGATAACGCCACCGTCCCGGATGACCACCGGCGGGTTTTCGATAACGGCTCGTTGCAGCAGGTCGCATAGATCGGGATAGTCGCCGGCTTGCGTTGCCAGTGCATCGAGCAGGGGTGCTTGCAGGACAGACAGCTCCGTCCCGAGGCAGGGCAGCGCTCCGAGGGAGCTGGCCAGTCGGGTCAAGTCCCGGGGGCGAGCGGAGCGCAGTGCGATCCGCGCCAGAATTCGCTCCATATCTCCGACCGGTTTTAGCGCATTGCGCACAGTCTCGTAGATGTAATTTTCGCAGAGGGCGTGAATAGCGGTTTGCCGCGAACGCAGATGCGGTATGCCGGTTAATGGCCTGTTTAGCCAGCGTCTCAGCATACGGCTACCCATGGCGGTAATGCTTCGATCCATGACTGACAGCAGGGTGTGGCTGTCGCCGCCGGTCAGGTTAATATCAATTTCCAGGTTACGCCGGGTTGCGGCATCCATGATGATGCTGTCTTCGCGGCTTTCAGCTTGCAGTGCACGAATATGGGGTAAGTTACCGCGCTGGGTATCCTTTACGTATTGCAACAAGCAGCCGGCGGCGCCTATGGCGAGACCCATATCGTCGCAGCCAAAGCCCTGTAGATCATGAGTTTGGCACTGTGTATTCAGTGCGCGCCTTGCGGCCTCCTGATCAAACTCCCAGGCGGGCTGACTGCGTGCGCCCCGCCTTGCGGTTACGCCAGGGTCCAGAATTGATTCATGATAGAGCGTTTCTGCAGGGTCCAGCCGTTGCATTTCACTGCTCAGTGATTCCTCACCGCTGACCTCCAGTAGTCGAAAGCGCCCGGTACTGAGATCCAGATAGGCGATGCCGTATTGGTCTTCGCGCTGGTTCAGGGCCAGCAGAAAATTATCCAGCTTGTCTTCCAGCAGGGCCTCATCGGACAGCGTGCCCGGGGTTACTACGCGCACGACCGCCCGCTCCACCGGGCCTTTACTGGTCGCCGGGTCGCCGATTTGCTCCGCGATGGCAACGGATACCCCCGCTTTGACCAGGCGGGCCAGGTAGGTCTCCGCTGCGTGGTAGGGTACGCCGCACATGGGAATGGGTTCGCCGGCGGACTTGCCGCGGGCTGTCAGCGTGATATCCAGCAGCTCAGCGGCCTGCTGCGCATCCTCGTAGAACAATTCATAGAAGTCGCCCATGCGGTAGAACACCAGGTCATGGGGGTGGTCGGCCTTGATGCGCAGAAATTGCTGCATCATGGGGGTATGTATAACTGTCTGATTCAATTGAAAAATATCTTTTTAGTTGTCGTTTTTGGGCCCGGGTGAGGGAATATGATAAGGCTTTCGGCTCGCCAGCACATCATCTGGTCGTGGAAAATCTTGCAAAGGCCGGTGTTGTTTCAGCAGATCGTCTGGCTGTTCACGGCAGGCGATCTGCCGGCCGCCTGCCGCGGGGTGCACAAAGATAAGGCATGTTGCTGTGCATGATGGCGATAGCGTTCCCGTTGGGAGATAATCCAACGGGTAATAGGTTCGCAGCGGGGTATCCAGAGAGCCTTGCCGCGCGTGGTCATAGCGCTTGAACAGTGGATCAGGTGACGACAGCGATGCTTGAACGATGTGTGCGACGCAGTGAACGCCGCTGAATGTGGACGGGATCATTGAAATAGGTAACAGTATCGGGCGAACGAAATGCGTGTCCGGTGGCCTGCCAGTTATCTGCGGGCAAATCCAATGCGAGAGTGATCGGGTTGGCGTTTTTGTGGCGTCCAGTTGGGCGAGGAAAAGAGTAGCGAAATTATGGCATTGAAAGTAGTGGTTTGGGGGTCGGGCAACGTGGGGCGCCCAGCAATTCGCGCGGTACATTCCCATGAGGATATGGAACTGGCGGGGGTGATCGTGTCCAGCGATAACAAGGTGGGGCTGGATGCTGGTGAAATCGCGGGGTTAGGTGCCATCGGTGTGATAGCGACAAAGGACTGGCGCAGTGTGCTGGACCGAGGTGCCGATGCCGTGGTCTACACGGCGACCGCTGATATACGACCGGAAGAAGCGATGGCGGATTTACTGGCGTGCCTGGAGGCCGGGATTAACGTCGCGTCCACCGCGTTTTATGCCTACCTCGACCCCGCGTCAGCTCCGCAGGAAGCGCTGGAGCCTATTAATGCCGCTTGCGAAACGAGTGGAGCTTCGCTGTTTGTATCCGGGATCGATCCCGGCTGGGTAATGGATATGATGCCGGTGGTGGTCAGTGGTGCGGTCTCGGGAATACGTGAACTGCGCACTCGAGAAATATTTAATTATGCGCTCTATGATCAGCCTCATGTCGTTCGGGAGGTGATCGGCTTTGGTGGCTCTATGGATGAGTTACCCATGATGCTGCATGATTTTGCCATCGAAATGGTGTGGGCGCCCATGGTGCGTTTGGTGGGGCAGGCACTGGATAAGCCGGTTGAAAAAATCGAGGTCAATGTGGAGCGCCTGCCGCTCGAGCGGACAATTGAGGTGGCGGGGATGGGCGTCTTTGAGAAGGGCACACAAGGTGCGTTTCGCTTCGAAGTGTTGGGCTATCACGCTGGGCACCCCCTGTATGCGTTGGAGCACATTACGCGTATTGATGATGAATGCGCGCCGCATTGGCCATACCCGCCGGAAGGACGCGGCTGTCACCAGATCATAATTAGCGGCGATCCGGATCTTCACGTGACGGTTCACGCTGAGGATCATTTCGAGCCCGGGGCCGCAGGTGGCGGAAATGCGTCTGCTGCGAATTGGGTAGTGAATGCGATACCGGGGTTGTGTGAAGCACGTTCGGGAGTGGTCAGTCTTCTCGATCTCCCCCGAATAACCGGAGCGAGGCAGGTGAAGCATGTCTAGCGAATCAGAGAGTATAAAAGGAGCGCTCAGTGCCTCGGATGACAACAAGGCACGAGCGAAAACTGAGGCCGATATGGAGGCCTTATCCCGTTCTCCGGGCATTCGACTGGCGAAGCTGATGGGCGTTCATCTTCTGA from the Candidatus Marimicrobium litorale genome contains:
- a CDS encoding septum formation initiator family protein, whose amino-acid sequence is MRGLLLVLVLLLGVVQYRLWFGEGSLAEKHRLELQVEEQTLINAQLSERNSELEREVLELQTGNEGLEQRAREQLGLIRKDETYYQVTDKQSSESAR
- the ispD gene encoding 2-C-methyl-D-erythritol 4-phosphate cytidylyltransferase — translated: MSDAGQCWAVLPAAGTGSRMGSEVPKQYLEVAGATIFEHSLQALLREPRIRGVVVALDSGDERAALCPLMADDRVRSVQGAQERSGSVLAALQDLAPVAQSGDWVLVHDAARPCLSAADLTALIDRVIDSGTGGILAERMVDTVKQASADGRVQATLDRSGLWRAQTPQMFRLGELREALAHAIGARSDITDEASAMEMAGHPVQLVAATGCNLKVTVPADLPQAAWYLQHRKGQAL
- the ispF gene encoding 2-C-methyl-D-erythritol 2,4-cyclodiphosphate synthase — encoded protein: MRIGHGYDVHRFGPGDALVLGGVTIAHHRGLLAHSDGDVLIHAVCDALLGAIGQGDIGRHFPDTDDANVGIDSRILLREVMQRVHNSGWRLANLDTTLVLEAPKMAPHIRAIRDNLAADLSCLPERINVKATTTEKLGFTGREEGVAAHAVVLLESAAL
- the truD gene encoding tRNA pseudouridine(13) synthase TruD, with amino-acid sequence MNDTWPRARGPALGTATIRHCPEDFLVREQLGFSPSGDGEHCFLYLRKRNLTTSELRDFIADIAAVSPVSIGYCGMKDRNAVTEQWFSIGLAGRTEPDWSRLEAGTGVELLAKGWHRRKLRRGVHQANRFSLVLRNLDADHSALEKRLLVMREEGVPNYFGEQRFGRNGSTLRQAREWMRRGRRVSRDRRSLYLSALRAWVFNGVLAQRVRQGDWNLVLPGDRCMLRGSRSHFCCDTVTEDIVLRAAAGDLSPGLPLWGQASGDVGEPLTVMDEEALAVCEFLTSAGLTLAWRSARLLPDDFSWQFCDDGTLHLGFDLVAGGYATALLGECLQFKNEAVKEH
- a CDS encoding protein-L-isoaspartate(D-aspartate) O-methyltransferase, giving the protein MDLHGIGMTSRRTRERLVQRLLDQGINDSVVLDVMRTTPRHLFLDEAMAHRAYEDVALPIGHQQTLSQPYVVARMTELLMASGPRQRVLEIGTGSGYQTAVLAQLVGEVYSVERIKPLQQKARQRLRQLRLRNVLFEHADGCMGWPEYGPYDGIVVTAAPQRIPEELLSQLAVGGRMVLPVGGDTQDLHLVTRSSSGYETEVVESVYFVPLLPGKER
- a CDS encoding DUF368 domain-containing protein — encoded protein: MGVVGVFLRGLLMGAADIVPGVSGGTVAFITGIYDTLLDSIRSVNIAFFRKVVTLDIAGAWEQVNGGFLVPLLLGVVTSIFSLAQVVSWILTHYPVPLWAFFFGLILASALVLLQSVQQWHPIRILCLMAGTAVALSIALSASVGLEMGYGGVFLAAFLAICAMILPGISGSFILVLLGMYNAVLLAIKSLDVTFILVFMIGAVCGLMCFSRLLHWLLERFQQATMAVLTGFLFGSLAVVWPWKRVLVWIERSNGELKPAQQLPVMPADFELYTGQDPQMLLCLSLMVAGFAVVWFVHARWGSSAAGG
- a CDS encoding peptidoglycan DD-metalloendopeptidase family protein, with product MSGLSMHGGARLRRVDDGRGRAVLARVLIGVLLAALAACATPTRAPIEDRVAQAARPDYRVKRGDTLYSIAFSYGLDYRKVAAANDITVPYTIYPGQYIQLAEAAVVPLAEPPPVVIVIKKEEKAPAQGVPAPVPVSPVPVASVPAPVMAKVPVLSAKKPAAAARPVTPPVAKPSSAAPKKVTHGAVTLGEVKSWRWPASGPVTRGYSGSVHKGIDIGGNRGDPVVAVAPGKVVYAGTGIVGFGELLIVKHNEQYLSAYGHNDRLLAAEGDMVSAGQTIAEKGSSGTDSVKLHFEIRREGKPIDPQRVLPRR
- the rpoS gene encoding RNA polymerase sigma factor RpoS; amino-acid sequence: MESTTAGSKRISKSAKVATDAKVASKTATSSEKAKRKANARAPQAVQVKTAPKVPRKRSTSKTSDSKPGKTKTVAAKSADDLANAISDMPRKPEKVLDATQLYLNEIGYSPLLTADEEKHYARLALSGDEAGRKRMIESNLRLVVKISRRYINRGLTLLDLIEEGNLGLIRAVEKFDPELGFRFSTYATWWIRQTIERSIMNQTRTIRLPIHVVKELNVYLRAARELTQKLDHEPTAEEIAAMLEKPVADVKRLLRLNERVVSMDIPVASDSDTTMVDMIADIQVSDPSQLLQDTDIKSNISVWLEELSEKQREVVARRFGLRGHESSTLEEVGREIGLTRERVRQIQVEALRRLRGIMENQGLSSDSLFS
- a CDS encoding VOC family protein — encoded protein: MAEDIRKRLNLPDLNQVGFVVRDLEAALALYEPMFGPFSTMDPGPMTYDYRGREEECEMRLAFGASGDVEIELIEWVAGGCPHKEFLDAGREGMHHLRFIVEDLETTAAHAKAVGYQTIWSKRYGEGLAVAYLERENDPLVIEFFENHHG
- the fdxA gene encoding ferredoxin FdxA gives rise to the protein MTFVVGEDCIKCKHTDCVEVCPVDCFYEGPNFLVIHPDECIDCALCEPECPVDAIFSEDELPEDQAVFLELNAELAEVWPCITEMKDAPTDAEEWAGKPNKLAMLER